Genomic window (Desulfovibrio porci):
CTTCTTCCAGCACGCCCTGCACCGAGGCCACGGCTGTGCCCTCCATGCCCGCGATCATCATGGCCGTCGAGTAAACCGTCACCAGCCCGCTGCCCACCTCGCTGGCAAGAAGTTCCTTGCTGACAGTGATTTCCGACTGGCCTTTCAATCCTGGTTGTAATGCTGCTTTCATCTGTCTTCCTCTATCTGCTTGAAACTGTTCATACCATATCTTGTGTCTTGTCCGGCGCAGAGCTCCGTGTCAAGATCAAAGCTTGGGGCCGGATGGCGGGCCGTCCCCTTGGGAGAAAACACATACGCCTTTTCAGGGAGGGGACATGCCGCGTCGCGCGTCCACGCATTTTTCGTATGAGCAGCGCATCAACAAAATCCTGAACGCCGTGTCCACTGATCCTGCGCGCGGTTTTTCTCTGGAAGAACTGGCCCGGATCGCCTGCCTGTCGCCTTTTCATCTGCACCGGGTATTCAGCGCCATGACCGGCGAAACCCTGGCGGCCTGCATCCGTCGGCTGCGGCTGGAGACGGCGGCCAATATGCTGCGGTTTTCGCCGGGACGGAGCGTCACGGAGATTGCCTGCGCCTGCGGTTTTTCCTCTTCCCAGAATTTTGCCCGTCTGTTCCGGGATTGGATGGGCATGAGCCCCAGCGGTTTTCGCGCGGCCTGCAGGCAGGGGCCGCCGCCCGCGCCGCCGGAGCAAATGCGCAAGCCGGGAAACGCGCGCCCCTATGATCTGCGGTATTCCCCGGATCAGGCGGGCGCTGCGGCCCGCGTGCAGCTTGAACCCAACCCGGCCGTGCTGGCCAAAGGAGCGGACATGAATGTGGAAGTGAAGCGGCTGCCGGAATACCGCGTGGCCTATGTGCGGCAGATCGGGCCTTACGGT
Coding sequences:
- a CDS encoding AraC family transcriptional regulator, translating into MPRRASTHFSYEQRINKILNAVSTDPARGFSLEELARIACLSPFHLHRVFSAMTGETLAACIRRLRLETAANMLRFSPGRSVTEIACACGFSSSQNFARLFRDWMGMSPSGFRAACRQGPPPAPPEQMRKPGNARPYDLRYSPDQAGAAARVQLEPNPAVLAKGADMNVEVKRLPEYRVAYVRQIGPYGPALARAWERITAWAGKSGLLGPETAALGVSWDNPGLTPPERCRYDACVALPEGFAADEQALAQDGVCLQSLPAGLYGCYRRPTRMDGYMTAWNELIGVWLPQSGYEAEGTAFEYYHPPLACSDDPDFACDVSFCIQVRRQARE